A stretch of the Saccharolobus caldissimus genome encodes the following:
- a CDS encoding shikimate kinase → MQAYGGISVVNALPSWYGSSMAVNLKVNVNVREGKRDLTKENKLIKVIIDYFKEKYLIPDIIVEINSELPQKGGLKSSSAVSVALIAEIVKNYKIIGIDIPKLSAILSLKAGVSYTGALDDAVAAYCGGISFTYNKFFKVIKMEQAPKDLVIVILVKGGRQINIDINQLKKYRLIFEDIFTISLKDFLLAMKLNGILIANILGYPLEPIEDAIKKGALASGISGNGPSYFAVCKEGEEGPIYETLKKYGDVIITRPVDLDCQSTSVKS, encoded by the coding sequence ATGCAAGCCTATGGAGGGATCTCGGTAGTTAACGCTTTACCATCATGGTATGGGTCGTCGATGGCAGTGAATTTAAAGGTTAATGTCAATGTTAGAGAAGGTAAGAGAGATCTAACTAAGGAAAATAAATTAATTAAAGTTATAATCGATTATTTTAAAGAAAAATATTTAATACCAGATATTATTGTGGAAATTAATTCGGAATTACCACAGAAAGGAGGATTGAAAAGTAGTAGTGCTGTTTCAGTAGCGCTAATAGCTGAAATAGTAAAAAACTATAAAATTATAGGCATAGATATACCTAAATTATCCGCAATTCTCTCATTAAAAGCTGGTGTTTCTTATACTGGTGCGTTAGATGATGCTGTAGCTGCTTATTGTGGTGGTATTTCTTTTACATACAATAAGTTCTTTAAGGTGATAAAGATGGAGCAAGCACCTAAAGATCTAGTAATTGTAATACTAGTAAAGGGAGGAAGGCAAATAAATATAGATATAAACCAGCTAAAAAAATATAGGTTAATTTTTGAGGATATCTTTACGATATCTTTAAAAGATTTTCTGTTAGCAATGAAATTGAATGGAATATTAATAGCTAATATTTTAGGATATCCATTAGAACCTATAGAAGACGCGATAAAAAAAGGAGCATTAGCTAGTGGAATTAGTGGAAACGGTCCATCGTATTTTGCAGTATGCAAAGAAGGTGAGGAAGGTCCTATATACGAAACTCTTAAGAAATATGGAGATGTTATTATAACTAGGCCAGTAGACCTTGATTGTCAAAGTACATCCGTCAAAAGCTAG